A single genomic interval of Chloracidobacterium validum harbors:
- a CDS encoding ATP-binding protein, which produces MRYFNTAGPCRPDIHYMLSPVKRLPGLRRLIDQQAYFVVHAPRQVGKTTLMLTLAQQLTAEGRYAAVLLSLEVGAAFNADPDRAEAAILGAWQVGCRAWLPPALGLPALEANAPVGQRLLSALTAWAQTCPRPLVLFLDEIDALEDMTLISVLRQLRAGYPSRPQAFPWSLALIGMRDVRDYKVAAGGSDRLRTASPFNIKMRSLTLGNFTQDEVAQLYRQHTTETGQVFTDEAVAYAYDLTAGQPWLVNALAKVCVEELVEDTGQTITRDDIEAAQWVLIERQDTHLDSLAERLREPRVRNLIAPMLAGDLPGDLPDDDRRYVLDLGLVRRNPDTGVLEVANPVYREVLPRVLSGGVQDALPRLEPVWLDGEGRLVPEKLLEAFLGFWRQHGEPLLRGVAYHEIAPHIVLMAYLQRVENGGGRVTREYAIGSGRMDVCLRYGGVTVGIELKVWREGAGDPEAEGLEQLERYLAGLAAGAAGWLVIFDRRAGQPPVAERTRAYRAVTPGGRAVTVVRA; this is translated from the coding sequence ATGCGGTACTTCAACACGGCCGGGCCGTGTCGCCCGGACATTCACTACATGCTGTCGCCAGTGAAGCGGCTGCCGGGGTTGCGGCGGCTGATTGACCAGCAAGCGTACTTCGTGGTGCATGCGCCGCGCCAGGTCGGGAAAACGACCCTGATGCTGACGCTGGCGCAGCAGTTGACTGCGGAAGGGCGCTATGCGGCGGTCCTGCTCTCGCTTGAGGTTGGCGCGGCGTTCAACGCTGACCCTGACCGGGCAGAAGCTGCGATTCTGGGTGCGTGGCAGGTCGGGTGTCGCGCCTGGCTACCGCCGGCGTTGGGCTTGCCTGCCCTGGAAGCCAACGCGCCGGTCGGGCAGCGGTTGTTGTCGGCGCTGACAGCCTGGGCACAGACCTGTCCACGTCCACTGGTGCTTTTCCTGGATGAGATAGATGCGCTTGAAGACATGACGCTCATCAGCGTGCTGCGGCAGTTGCGGGCCGGGTATCCGAGTCGGCCGCAGGCGTTTCCGTGGTCGCTGGCGTTGATTGGGATGCGGGACGTACGGGATTACAAGGTAGCGGCGGGCGGCAGTGACCGACTGCGCACCGCCAGCCCCTTCAACATCAAGATGCGCTCCCTGACCCTGGGGAACTTCACCCAGGACGAAGTCGCCCAGCTCTATCGCCAGCACACGACCGAGACCGGACAGGTGTTTACCGACGAGGCGGTGGCTTACGCCTACGACCTGACCGCCGGGCAGCCCTGGCTGGTCAACGCCCTGGCCAAGGTCTGCGTTGAGGAACTGGTCGAGGACACGGGCCAGACCATCACCCGTGACGACATCGAGGCGGCGCAGTGGGTGCTGATCGAGCGGCAGGACACGCATTTGGACAGCCTGGCGGAGCGGCTGCGGGAGCCGCGCGTCCGCAACCTCATTGCGCCGATGCTGGCGGGTGATTTGCCGGGCGACCTGCCGGACGATGACCGGCGGTACGTGCTGGACTTGGGGCTAGTGCGCCGCAACCCAGACACGGGCGTGTTGGAAGTCGCCAACCCGGTGTACCGGGAGGTGCTGCCGCGGGTGCTGTCGGGCGGGGTACAGGATGCGCTGCCACGCCTTGAGCCGGTATGGCTGGATGGCGAAGGGCGGCTGGTGCCGGAGAAGTTGCTGGAGGCATTTTTAGGGTTTTGGCGGCAGCACGGGGAGCCGTTGCTGCGCGGGGTGGCGTATCACGAGATTGCGCCGCACATCGTGCTGATGGCGTACTTGCAGCGGGTGGAGAACGGCGGGGGGCGGGTGACGCGGGAGTACGCGATTGGGTCTGGGCGGATGGATGTGTGTTTGCGGTACGGTGGGGTGACGGTGGGGATTGAGCTGAAGGTGTGGCGGGAGGGGGCGGGCGACCCGGAGGCGGAAGGGCTGGAGCAGTTGGAGAGGTACCTGGCGGGGCTTGCGGCTGGGGCGGCGGGGTGGCTGGTGATCTTTGACCGGCGGGCTGGACAGCCGCCGGTGGCGGAGCGGACGCGGGCGTACCGGGCGGTGACGCCGGGCGGACGCGCGGTAACGGTGGTGCGCGCCTAA
- the pstB gene encoding phosphate ABC transporter ATP-binding protein PstB: MSRSTIAPNDQPAAHRNGDVALKAEARGLSFAYGDKLALRDVTLPVHDRRATALIGPSGCGKSTLLRCFNRMHDLYPGCRYLGEIRLYPDNINLLGPETDPIEVRMRIGMVFQKPNPFPKSIFENVAYGLRIRGLRDAREISARVERSLQDAALWDEVKDRLQDSAYTLSGGQQQRLCIARALATEPELLLFDEPTSALDPLATASIEALLGRLKSQVTSLIVTHNLQQAARVAEFTAFMYLGELVEFGPTEVLFNAPSQKQTEDYLSGRFG, from the coding sequence ATGAGCCGATCAACCATCGCGCCGAATGACCAGCCGGCGGCGCATCGGAACGGAGACGTAGCGCTCAAAGCTGAAGCCCGTGGGTTGAGTTTTGCTTACGGTGACAAGCTGGCGTTGCGCGATGTCACGCTGCCGGTGCATGACCGCCGCGCCACGGCACTCATTGGGCCTTCGGGGTGTGGCAAAAGCACGCTGCTACGGTGTTTCAATCGCATGCACGACCTCTACCCAGGTTGTCGCTACCTGGGCGAAATCCGGCTTTATCCTGACAACATCAACTTGCTTGGACCGGAAACCGATCCCATCGAAGTGCGCATGCGCATCGGCATGGTGTTTCAAAAGCCGAATCCGTTTCCCAAGTCAATCTTCGAAAATGTCGCCTATGGGCTGCGCATTCGCGGGCTGCGCGACGCCCGTGAGATCAGCGCGCGGGTCGAGCGGTCCCTGCAAGATGCCGCGCTGTGGGACGAGGTCAAAGATCGGCTCCAGGACTCAGCCTACACGCTATCCGGCGGACAGCAACAGCGTTTGTGCATTGCGCGCGCGCTGGCAACTGAGCCGGAGTTGCTGCTCTTTGATGAACCCACCTCGGCCCTCGATCCCCTCGCCACGGCAAGCATCGAGGCGCTGCTGGGGCGACTGAAGTCGCAAGTGACATCACTCATCGTCACGCACAACCTACAGCAGGCGGCACGGGTCGCTGAGTTTACGGCTTTTATGTACCTTGGCGAGCTGGTTGAGTTTGGTCCAACGGAAGTCCTCTTCAACGCGCCCTCCCAGAAGCAAACCGAAGACTACCTGTCTGGGCGATTTGGCTAG
- a CDS encoding M16 family metallopeptidase — MPYLRWALLLSLMLLWVGLSVGQTRRRTPPPAPPSTPPKVAPIRGIVEQVQRGELTFTRFSNGLRLICAERYASEIVGFAVRFEAGQMDEPASMPGVAWVVAYGLLSEADEAALDAAGATLDIHVGSLETTLTVTAPTAQATTVVGRLLRALSRTTFDEDHLRLGRLRAVRAQAWKLSQAASAGRSAWLSLAMGRTGLATPDAESQAARIEAVTLDAARDFYASRLRPRETILALTGEINLVQSLRAVSEAGGDWKPASEPQPPAPVSATSTGRRYQAERGAPAATFVHLGYVLPVLPPEERVALEVARAALGLGRRSRLCEALVENRRIASAVTTSLDVTAKGSGLCIGLSIEPELLDRAEALTLEAVERLRRERLSEGELQRAKAQLELERWLAGDSVDGWARQLVQVEAGTGLLTWLEDLDRLESITAEQVRAAAAKHLVASRLVVHEYEAATAPPRTFTPEKFFETVGLLVPATLALELPPDAATDAPATVVVSVKARPKTKAEGLTVLPPAEPVREYATLRGPRVLVRPDPARPLVAAGLYFQGGRFIEDETNAGVTELMLRVMTRSTVKSAPDGILDEIERLGGQLRIVNERDFFGFELCVLARHAEAVLGRLIALTERPNFDPPVVTAERERLLTEQKRQTRDAYALAPWLARRSLFPVHPYGFPSLGVAGTVSKLDEAAVQRWYAATIQRQLPIVVIVGGTQGSSLVTRDVTEGFVRRETDTSLRARVAQPADAPLAQEVTTGTRDVVAFALATPGGREADARWEVLAHWLARQLKTKDIHTTVKFTPALQRGELLLVGETRPGDGPRVIETVEGVFREVARRAPSAEAWRSAGQGAATETARAIGTVTGRSRAYAVAVYLGAAPSEVDASTMSMQRTPLPTEGVWDALSIEAAGRGLVRGARLARPK; from the coding sequence ATGCCTTATCTTCGTTGGGCGCTCCTCCTGTCACTCATGCTGCTCTGGGTTGGTTTGTCGGTTGGGCAAACTCGCCGCCGCACGCCACCGCCGGCCCCACCCTCTACGCCGCCAAAGGTCGCGCCGATTCGGGGAATCGTCGAGCAAGTCCAGCGCGGCGAGCTGACCTTCACCCGCTTCAGCAATGGGCTGCGCCTGATCTGCGCGGAGCGGTATGCCTCGGAAATCGTAGGCTTTGCCGTTCGATTTGAAGCTGGTCAGATGGATGAACCGGCGTCCATGCCCGGCGTTGCCTGGGTGGTGGCGTATGGATTGTTGTCCGAAGCCGACGAAGCCGCGCTGGACGCTGCCGGGGCTACGCTTGACATTCACGTTGGGAGTCTCGAAACGACGCTCACCGTCACGGCCCCGACCGCACAGGCGACCACCGTTGTCGGTCGGCTGCTGCGGGCCCTGTCTCGGACGACCTTTGATGAAGATCACCTTCGGCTTGGACGTTTGCGTGCCGTTCGCGCGCAGGCGTGGAAGCTGTCCCAAGCCGCAAGCGCTGGGCGGTCAGCCTGGCTATCCCTAGCGATGGGGCGAACCGGCCTGGCCACACCGGATGCCGAGAGCCAAGCGGCACGCATCGAGGCGGTGACGCTCGACGCGGCCCGCGACTTTTACGCCTCTCGCCTTCGACCACGCGAGACGATTCTCGCGTTGACCGGCGAGATCAATCTCGTTCAGTCACTGCGGGCTGTGTCCGAAGCCGGTGGCGACTGGAAACCGGCGTCCGAGCCGCAACCACCGGCCCCGGTCTCGGCAACCTCGACCGGACGCCGCTATCAAGCCGAGCGTGGCGCGCCGGCCGCAACCTTTGTTCACCTTGGGTATGTCTTGCCGGTCTTGCCGCCTGAAGAGCGGGTCGCGCTGGAGGTGGCGCGGGCGGCCCTTGGTCTTGGTCGGCGGTCGCGCCTGTGCGAAGCCTTGGTTGAAAATCGCCGTATCGCGTCGGCCGTGACGACGAGCCTCGATGTCACCGCCAAGGGCAGCGGCCTGTGCATCGGTTTGAGTATCGAGCCGGAGCTACTCGACCGGGCCGAGGCTCTGACCCTGGAGGCGGTCGAGCGTCTGCGGCGGGAACGGCTTTCAGAAGGCGAACTCCAGCGCGCGAAAGCGCAGCTCGAGTTGGAACGCTGGCTGGCCGGCGATAGCGTGGACGGCTGGGCCCGGCAACTTGTTCAGGTCGAAGCCGGAACCGGGCTACTGACGTGGCTGGAAGACCTCGACCGTTTGGAGAGCATCACCGCCGAACAAGTCCGCGCCGCCGCGGCCAAGCACCTAGTTGCCTCGCGCTTGGTTGTGCATGAGTACGAAGCCGCAACCGCTCCGCCGCGCACGTTCACGCCGGAGAAGTTCTTTGAGACGGTTGGGCTGCTCGTGCCGGCAACCCTGGCGCTTGAGCTGCCACCCGATGCCGCAACCGACGCGCCGGCAACCGTCGTTGTCAGTGTGAAAGCGCGTCCAAAAACCAAGGCCGAAGGGTTGACCGTCTTGCCGCCGGCCGAGCCGGTGCGTGAATATGCCACGCTGCGTGGTCCACGGGTTCTGGTCCGGCCTGATCCGGCGCGCCCACTGGTGGCGGCCGGGCTGTACTTTCAAGGCGGACGCTTCATTGAAGATGAAACCAACGCTGGGGTGACGGAACTCATGCTGCGCGTCATGACCCGCAGCACGGTGAAATCCGCGCCCGATGGCATACTGGATGAGATCGAGCGACTTGGTGGTCAGCTACGCATTGTCAATGAGCGTGACTTTTTTGGTTTTGAGCTATGCGTTTTAGCCCGTCACGCCGAAGCCGTGCTTGGACGCTTGATTGCCTTGACCGAACGCCCAAACTTCGATCCCCCGGTCGTCACGGCCGAGCGGGAGCGCCTACTCACCGAGCAAAAGCGCCAGACCCGCGACGCTTACGCGCTCGCTCCGTGGCTGGCGCGGCGAAGCTTGTTTCCAGTCCACCCCTATGGCTTTCCATCACTTGGGGTCGCGGGAACGGTGAGTAAGCTGGACGAAGCCGCCGTGCAGCGTTGGTATGCCGCGACCATCCAGCGGCAGTTGCCCATTGTCGTCATCGTCGGTGGAACCCAAGGCTCGTCGCTTGTGACGCGGGACGTGACGGAAGGCTTTGTCCGGCGCGAAACCGATACGTCACTCCGGGCCCGCGTTGCCCAACCGGCTGATGCACCGCTTGCGCAGGAAGTTACCACTGGGACGCGCGATGTCGTCGCTTTTGCGCTGGCAACGCCTGGCGGGAGGGAAGCCGATGCGCGCTGGGAAGTGCTGGCCCATTGGTTGGCGCGTCAGTTGAAGACAAAAGACATTCACACGACGGTCAAGTTTACTCCAGCGTTGCAGCGCGGAGAGCTGTTGCTCGTCGGCGAGACCAGGCCTGGCGATGGCCCACGTGTGATCGAAACGGTTGAGGGTGTCTTCCGCGAGGTAGCCCGGCGAGCGCCGTCGGCCGAGGCCTGGCGCTCGGCCGGGCAGGGAGCTGCCACAGAAACTGCGCGAGCCATTGGCACGGTGACGGGGCGGAGTCGGGCCTACGCTGTAGCGGTGTACCTGGGCGCTGCCCCGTCCGAAGTGGATGCATCTACCATGAGCATGCAGCGGACGCCGTTGCCAACGGAGGGTGTTTGGGACGCTCTATCCATCGAAGCTGCCGGGCGGGGGCTCGTTCGTGGCGCCCGGTTGGCGCGACCAAAGTAA
- a CDS encoding RcgR family putative quorum lactone hydrolase produces MLKRFIQAWEVRLSKVDRHRRASPFAWGLDHLATDTTHLPVPLAPDDFPDPPTFLREYARQTLPVGAQFFTPPPLAEWHFHDGWLTFPSSIQTPDEPNNLAWARYFPVRERPGATTRPPVVLVLPQWNADHASHVSVCQGLNAFGIASVRMSLPYHGSRRPVHQVRADYMVSPNIGRTIQAVRQAVHEVRLVLDWLESQGYDRFGIIGTSIGSCVAFLAYTFDRRLQVAAFNHVSSYFADVVWTGISTSHVRAGLEARVTRHDLRDYWLPISPFPYIEQLGRPENRSKKTLLIAARYDMTFLPHLTRHAMSEFERHRAPYQSAWMHCGHYTTGETPFKFHDGYLMINHMRKHLNPGGHVVRQALQERLPAVLRPRSRRLRPSQ; encoded by the coding sequence ATGCTCAAGCGTTTTATTCAGGCCTGGGAAGTTCGCCTTTCCAAAGTGGATCGTCACCGACGGGCATCGCCCTTTGCCTGGGGCCTTGACCACCTGGCCACTGATACCACCCATCTACCCGTGCCGCTCGCGCCAGATGACTTTCCCGATCCGCCGACTTTTCTGCGGGAATACGCGCGCCAGACACTGCCGGTTGGGGCACAGTTCTTCACGCCGCCACCCCTCGCCGAGTGGCACTTCCACGATGGATGGCTGACCTTCCCAAGCTCGATCCAAACACCGGATGAGCCAAACAATCTGGCCTGGGCACGCTACTTTCCGGTTCGGGAGCGTCCGGGGGCAACCACGCGCCCGCCAGTCGTCCTGGTGCTGCCACAGTGGAACGCCGACCATGCCAGCCACGTGTCTGTCTGCCAGGGTCTCAACGCCTTTGGGATTGCTTCGGTGCGCATGAGCTTGCCGTACCACGGCAGCCGGCGACCCGTTCACCAAGTACGCGCCGACTACATGGTTAGCCCAAACATCGGACGGACGATTCAGGCGGTTCGGCAGGCGGTTCACGAAGTGCGACTGGTGCTGGATTGGCTGGAAAGCCAGGGCTATGACCGATTTGGCATTATCGGCACGAGCATTGGTTCGTGCGTCGCCTTTTTGGCCTACACGTTTGACCGCCGCTTGCAGGTGGCCGCCTTCAACCATGTGTCGAGCTACTTTGCGGACGTGGTTTGGACGGGCATTTCAACCAGCCACGTCCGCGCTGGACTTGAAGCGCGTGTCACGCGCCATGACCTGCGCGATTACTGGCTGCCAATCAGCCCCTTTCCTTACATCGAGCAGCTCGGTCGTCCAGAGAACCGGAGCAAGAAAACCCTGCTGATTGCGGCACGCTACGACATGACGTTTCTCCCGCACCTGACGCGCCATGCGATGAGTGAATTCGAGCGCCATCGCGCGCCTTACCAATCCGCGTGGATGCACTGTGGGCATTACACGACCGGCGAGACGCCGTTCAAGTTCCACGACGGCTACTTGATGATCAACCACATGCGGAAGCACCTCAATCCGGGCGGGCATGTCGTGCGCCAAGCGCTGCAAGAACGGCTTCCGGCCGTGCTGCGCCCACGCTCGCGGCGGCTGCGGCCTTCCCAGTGA
- a CDS encoding PstS family phosphate ABC transporter substrate-binding protein: MSVKSVLIGGLALWLAAAPHCAPPGSRYPVIKVDGSSTVYPLAEAVAEEFQLRHPGVRVTIGVSGTGGGMKKFCRGETDVATASRPIAPSEREACRQAGLAYYELPIAMDAIVVVTHPRNAQVSAVTLEELRRMWSPEAQGRIRRWSDINPAWGDRPLNLYGAGTDSGTFDYFTEVVNGKARASRGDYMASEDDNVLVQGIAGDLNALGYFGFDIYYENRDKLRALPIVRAAGQPPVTPTVETILAGDYAPLARPLFVYVNARAMDRPEVATFVHFWLEQGGKLAEEVHCVPLPPDAYAGIRRHLDNRRVGTIFDRRPAVAISIQELLTLPAVL, from the coding sequence ATGTCGGTCAAGTCAGTGCTTATCGGCGGCCTGGCGCTCTGGTTGGCGGCTGCGCCGCACTGCGCCCCACCGGGAAGCCGCTACCCGGTCATCAAAGTGGATGGGTCGAGCACGGTTTATCCGCTTGCCGAAGCCGTCGCCGAGGAGTTTCAGCTTCGTCACCCAGGTGTGCGGGTGACGATTGGTGTTTCTGGGACAGGCGGCGGGATGAAAAAGTTTTGTCGTGGGGAAACCGACGTTGCCACGGCTTCGCGTCCCATTGCGCCATCCGAGCGCGAGGCCTGTCGCCAGGCCGGGCTTGCCTACTATGAACTGCCCATTGCCATGGATGCCATTGTCGTCGTGACCCATCCCCGCAATGCTCAGGTTTCAGCCGTCACGCTGGAGGAACTGCGGCGGATGTGGTCGCCTGAAGCGCAGGGGCGTATCCGCCGGTGGTCAGACATCAATCCGGCGTGGGGCGACCGGCCACTCAACCTGTACGGGGCCGGTACGGATTCCGGGACGTTTGACTACTTCACCGAGGTCGTCAACGGCAAAGCGCGGGCCAGCCGTGGTGACTACATGGCTTCAGAGGATGACAATGTGCTGGTGCAGGGCATTGCCGGCGACCTCAACGCGCTTGGTTACTTTGGTTTCGACATCTACTACGAAAACCGTGACAAGCTGCGCGCCCTGCCGATTGTCCGCGCAGCCGGGCAGCCACCGGTAACACCGACCGTTGAAACGATTTTGGCGGGGGACTACGCCCCGCTGGCGCGCCCCTTGTTCGTGTATGTCAATGCGCGGGCCATGGACCGCCCAGAAGTCGCCACTTTCGTGCATTTTTGGCTCGAACAGGGCGGCAAGCTCGCCGAAGAAGTGCACTGCGTTCCACTGCCGCCAGACGCCTATGCCGGTATTCGGCGGCATCTGGACAACCGGCGCGTGGGCACGATTTTTGACCGCCGCCCGGCCGTGGCAATCTCCATCCAGGAGTTGCTTACCCTGCCGGCCGTGCTTTAG
- the pstC gene encoding phosphate ABC transporter permease subunit PstC, translated as MATVTHQPRRPWARWREHLIEWLLAGAALVAVLTTLGIAAVLVGESLPLFRQVSLWSFLTDTAWTPLFAEPRFGIGVLLAGTATSSLVALAVAIPSGTILAMYLSEFAAGQLRESIKPVLELLAGVPTVVLGYFALYTVTPFLQKLWPALPSFNLLSAGLVMGIMIVPYVASLSEDALRAVPMSLREGAYALGATRLQTAWQVVFPAAFSGIAASYVLGVSRAIGETMIVAIAAGQQPRLTLNPFEPAATATTYIVQVAKGDIPHGGLSYRTIFAVALVLFLLTLAFNLAADWVRRRQRLRGLGQ; from the coding sequence GTGGCAACCGTGACTCACCAGCCACGTCGGCCGTGGGCGCGCTGGCGGGAACACCTGATTGAGTGGCTCCTGGCCGGGGCGGCGCTGGTTGCCGTCCTCACGACGCTGGGTATTGCGGCCGTGTTGGTTGGAGAGTCGCTGCCGTTGTTCCGGCAGGTGTCGCTCTGGTCTTTTCTGACAGATACGGCGTGGACGCCACTCTTTGCCGAGCCGCGTTTCGGAATTGGCGTGCTGCTGGCAGGAACGGCCACCAGCTCGCTCGTGGCGCTGGCGGTCGCCATCCCAAGTGGAACGATTCTGGCGATGTACCTCTCGGAGTTTGCCGCCGGACAGTTGCGCGAAAGCATCAAGCCAGTTTTGGAACTGCTCGCCGGCGTGCCAACCGTGGTGCTTGGCTATTTTGCGCTCTATACCGTGACGCCGTTTCTCCAGAAGCTGTGGCCGGCGCTGCCGAGTTTCAACCTGCTTTCGGCCGGACTCGTTATGGGCATCATGATCGTCCCCTATGTCGCCTCGCTAAGTGAAGATGCTCTGCGGGCCGTGCCGATGAGCTTGCGCGAAGGTGCTTATGCCCTTGGCGCGACACGCCTCCAGACGGCCTGGCAGGTAGTGTTCCCCGCGGCGTTTTCCGGGATTGCCGCCTCGTACGTGCTGGGCGTCTCGCGGGCGATTGGCGAGACCATGATCGTTGCGATTGCGGCGGGTCAACAGCCACGGTTGACGCTGAATCCCTTTGAACCGGCGGCAACCGCGACGACATACATCGTCCAGGTCGCAAAGGGTGACATTCCGCACGGCGGGCTGAGTTACCGGACGATTTTCGCCGTCGCATTGGTGTTGTTTCTACTCACCTTGGCCTTCAATCTGGCCGCGGATTGGGTTCGCCGTCGCCAGCGATTGCGGGGGCTTGGCCAATGA
- a CDS encoding PilZ domain-containing protein, producing MTETDESKFETMRRENRLACRLPAVVEGWDKDGLKQDVAAQCVSISRRGACVVTPLEVALGEKLTLALPTINAERKEMMVVVWAREVEGERHVGLGPIDEDTFVIFSDAAVTGGTSESAAMA from the coding sequence ATGACGGAAACTGATGAGTCGAAGTTTGAAACGATGCGGCGCGAGAACCGGCTGGCGTGTCGCTTGCCGGCCGTGGTGGAAGGGTGGGACAAAGATGGTCTCAAGCAGGATGTTGCCGCCCAGTGTGTTTCAATCAGCCGGCGCGGCGCATGTGTGGTCACCCCGTTGGAAGTCGCGCTCGGCGAGAAGTTGACCCTGGCGCTTCCAACCATTAACGCCGAACGCAAGGAGATGATGGTCGTGGTGTGGGCCCGTGAGGTTGAGGGCGAGCGGCATGTTGGGTTAGGGCCAATTGACGAGGATACCTTCGTCATCTTCAGCGATGCGGCGGTCACGGGTGGAACCAGCGAGTCGGCGGCAATGGCATAG
- the pstA gene encoding phosphate ABC transporter permease PstA — MTPLTPVATRIRWAKRIERAFLGVAWLLLGTLAAVFIGLFASMLHTGWTRLQPDFLLTFASRRADQAGVLAAWVGTLVVMVVTAAVAVPLGVAAGVYLEEYARPNRFTALIEINIVNLAGVPSIVYGLLALGLFVRWLGFGASVLTAGLTLGLLILPIVVVATREALRTVPPTIREASYAVGSTRWQTVWQHVLPAALPGILTGVIIGLSRAIGETAPIVTIGAVTFIAFLPPAPVSPSFPFVSVEWIWSPFTALPIVTFDWTSRPNADFRANAAAAALTLTCLTAAMNGVAAWLRYRLRRQLKW; from the coding sequence ATGACACCGCTGACGCCGGTTGCCACGCGAATTCGGTGGGCCAAACGCATCGAGCGCGCCTTTCTCGGTGTAGCTTGGCTGCTGCTCGGAACATTGGCGGCGGTCTTCATCGGACTGTTTGCCAGCATGCTGCACACCGGCTGGACACGCCTGCAACCCGATTTCCTTTTGACATTTGCTTCGCGCCGGGCCGACCAGGCCGGGGTTCTCGCGGCCTGGGTGGGGACGTTGGTTGTGATGGTGGTCACGGCGGCCGTTGCCGTTCCGCTGGGCGTTGCCGCCGGGGTGTACCTGGAAGAGTATGCCCGTCCAAATCGCTTCACGGCGTTGATTGAAATCAACATTGTCAACCTGGCCGGGGTGCCTTCGATTGTTTACGGACTGCTTGCCCTAGGGCTATTCGTTCGCTGGCTGGGGTTTGGCGCGAGTGTCCTGACCGCGGGCTTGACGCTCGGCTTGCTCATTTTGCCGATTGTCGTCGTAGCGACCCGCGAGGCGCTCCGAACCGTACCGCCGACCATCCGGGAAGCTTCCTACGCCGTCGGCTCGACGCGCTGGCAAACCGTCTGGCAGCACGTCTTGCCGGCGGCGCTGCCCGGCATTCTGACCGGCGTCATCATCGGGCTATCGCGGGCAATCGGTGAGACGGCGCCGATCGTCACGATTGGCGCTGTGACCTTCATTGCCTTTTTGCCGCCCGCGCCGGTATCCCCTTCGTTCCCCTTTGTGTCCGTTGAGTGGATTTGGTCGCCGTTCACGGCGTTGCCCATCGTGACCTTTGACTGGACTTCGCGTCCGAACGCTGATTTTCGCGCCAATGCGGCAGCCGCGGCGCTGACCTTGACCTGCCTGACCGCGGCAATGAATGGCGTGGCGGCTTGGCTGCGCTATCGGCTGCGTCGTCAACTCAAATGGTAG
- a CDS encoding SirB1 family protein encodes MLSTTLERRFEQRLAELATQWRGQTPPPLSMAAAAVVWALEADREITDIPKQLDALADELSAWAIGEGLPQPLSIEAVSRGFVALGFRGETDNYYDPRNSFLAEVITRRVGIPITLSVIFIELAQRFGLTCEGVNFPGHFLVRYRGADGVGHLDPFHGCQWLDDRGLQQLLHRVRGTQSRLSAEDLATAGTGDIVARMLRNLCNIALKAKDWITALRTLRMLVIVNPDDAQAGRDIGLLYLQLERWGEALTWLESHKRRVASDAERQSLEPSIIEAKKALAQWN; translated from the coding sequence ATGCTTTCGACCACGCTTGAACGCCGCTTTGAGCAGCGCCTTGCCGAACTTGCAACCCAGTGGCGGGGACAGACACCCCCGCCACTTTCCATGGCAGCCGCGGCCGTCGTCTGGGCCTTGGAAGCCGATCGGGAAATCACAGACATTCCCAAGCAGCTCGACGCGCTGGCGGATGAGCTATCGGCCTGGGCCATTGGCGAAGGGCTGCCACAACCACTGTCCATCGAGGCGGTGTCCAGGGGGTTTGTGGCGCTTGGCTTTCGTGGCGAGACCGACAACTACTATGACCCACGCAACAGCTTCTTAGCTGAAGTCATCACCCGTCGCGTGGGGATTCCCATCACGCTTTCCGTCATTTTCATTGAACTCGCCCAGCGCTTTGGGCTGACCTGCGAGGGTGTCAACTTTCCCGGGCATTTTCTTGTGCGCTACCGCGGAGCCGATGGCGTCGGCCACCTTGACCCGTTTCATGGTTGCCAATGGCTCGATGACCGTGGCCTCCAGCAGCTCCTGCATCGCGTTCGTGGAACGCAGTCCAGGTTGAGCGCCGAGGATTTGGCAACAGCCGGAACCGGCGACATTGTCGCGCGCATGCTACGCAACCTGTGCAACATTGCCCTCAAGGCCAAGGACTGGATAACCGCCCTACGGACACTTCGGATGCTTGTCATCGTCAACCCAGACGATGCGCAGGCAGGTCGGGACATTGGACTGCTCTACCTCCAGCTCGAACGTTGGGGCGAAGCACTGACTTGGCTTGAAAGCCATAAACGGCGAGTGGCATCTGACGCGGAACGCCAAAGCCTCGAACCATCCATTATCGAGGCCAAAAAAGCGCTAGCGCAGTGGAACTAA